AACGGAATCCCATGGGTTAAACCAGGCTGGCATCGATCGCCTGAAAGATTGGGGCGCAACCCTAATCGTGACCTGCGACACCGGTAGCTCTGATGTTGCGGAAATTGCCTATGCCAAGACTCTCGGCATCGAATTCATTGTCACCGACCACCACACCCTGCCCGAAACAAGGCCCGATGTGGTGGCGATTATTAACCCCCGTTATTTTGCGGAAACTCACCCGCTCTATCATCTTTCTGGTGTTGCAGTCGCCTACAAGCTTGTGGAAGCGCTCTATGAAACGCTGCCAGAGATTCCCCAGCAGCCTCTACATTACCTGCTTGACCTGGTCGCTATTGGTCTCATTGCCGATTTGGTGGCCCTGAAAGGCGATTGTCGCTACCTAGCCCAGCGGGGTATCCAAGAACTCCATAAACAGAGCGACTTGGCCACCGTGGTTCACCCGGGGATTAAAGCGCTCCTTGATGCTTGTCGCAAAACAGGCGATCGCCCTACGGATATTTCCTTTGGCATTGGCCCCCGCATCAATGCTGTGAGTCGCATTTATGGGGATGCGAGCTTTTGCGTAGAACTGCTCACCAGTCGTCATACTGGCCGGTGTGGCTATCTCGCCCAACAAACAGAACTCGCCAATGCCCGCCGCAAAGAATTACAACGCAAAGTGCAGCACCAAGCCCAAACCGAAGCTGACAAACTAGACTTGTCCACCACTGGCGTTTTGGTTTTGGCCCATCCCCAGTGGCAGGGGGGTGTTTTGGGTTTAGTTGCCAGTCACATTGCCCAGATGTTTGGCCGTCCAGCCATTCTTTTAACCTATGACCGCGACCAAGACCTCTGGAAAGGTTCGGCCCGGTCAGTCCAGGGGATTGATTTGTATGAACTGGTCCAGGACCAAAGCCACTTGCTCCATCGCTTCGGGGGGCATCCCTTTGCGGCGGGCTTGAGTTTACGGCCCGAAAACTTAGAGCTTTTTAAAATGGCGATCAATCAACAGGCGCGACAAAAATTGGGCTCCAGGCTCACCCAACGGCAGGGCAATATTTCCGTTGATCTTGTGGTGACTGTTGAGGTGCTTGGGGAAGCCCTTTTTCAATCCCTAGATTGCCTCGAACCCTTTGGTATGGGCAATCCTAAACCCCGGCTTTTGGTTAAAAATTGTGGTTTAGAGGTGCGTAATTGCCGTAAGCTTTTTGATAAATTGAATCGCCCACTCAATGCTTGGAAAACAGAATTTATTTTGTGGGACGACACGGGGGAAATTCCAGGGCTTTTTTGGGGCCGGCCCGATGATCTTCTGCAGGGCCCAGGGCTAGATGTCGTGCTCGAATTAGAACAGCGGCTGGGATCAGAGCAATGCTATGTGGTTAATCCTGTGGCGATCGCCTCAACCACTGAAATTGCACTTGCGCAACAGTCAGAACATTTAATTGACCTCCGGCAACAATCTGATCCCCCCGCCGACAATTTAGATTATCTCTCTCAGACTGCTTGTCCGGTCACCTGGCAGGATCTTTATCAGCCCTATCAGCGGGCGATCGCCCTCCAAAAACCCTTAGCTCTCTGCTACTCCCTGGGTGACTTCCGCCGCCCAGAAGCATTGTTTAAACATTTAATTGGCCTTGCCAAATATCACACAGAACATCATCAAAAGGTGGCATTTTCTCGCCTCCAGGAAAAATTAGCGTGCGGCGATCGTCCCCTAAAACTAGGATTAATCGCCCTTGAAACTGTCGGCTTTAGGGCGACAATTGAAGCCGGATTAGTGCATTTTGAAGTCAGCAAAGCCACGAATTCTCCCGCTGCCTTTGAACAGTTCGTCCAGGCGATTCTTGAAGAGCAGTTTCAGCAGCAATATTTTATGACGGCGCCCCTCAGCATCATCCAAGCAACCCTCCAGAAGGCGCCAGAGCTCCCCAGCCTTTCCTAAAATAAGTCCTACATTGATGGACTTTGGGCTAGCCGAATAGCTTACATTGACTTTCCTTCAGAAATTCAGGAAGCTGAAAGGGCGCTCTTTTAGATTTACCATGGCAGACTCAAAGCAAAATTCACTCCGCTATCTCCCCCTTACCGTTGGTGTAATTGGGGGGACAATGTTAATGGCCAATCGCCTTTTGACCCCCATCTTGAGTGAATCCCAGGCGCGGTCTGACGTAGTAGGGGTAATTCTCAGTGCTGTTTTGATTTTAGTAACTTTACTATGGGAACAAATTCAACCGCGAACCCCCGAGGCGGTGATACTTGAGGGCACAGAACAATTTGAACTAACAGCCGACTTGCCAGAGACGATTCGCACAGAATTAGCCTGGGCTTCCCATCTATTGCTCACCAACACCGTCACTAAATCTTTGGTGCTGTATTACAACAACCAAATCATCCTACGGCGGGGGGTCTTTGGGGAGAAAAAAGCATTTAATCTCGGGGCGATCGCCAAACGAGTGCTCGAAACCCAAAAGGCAGTCTATTTGGTGACCTTAAAGGTATACCCAGGCCGTGTAGAATTCGATTACTTACCAGAAAATACCCAGGGCATTATTTGTCAGCCCGTTGGCAGCAAAGGTCTCCTTGTTTTAGGGACAAATATTCCCCGTAGCTACACCAAACAGGATGAGAATTGGGTGGCGGCCTTAGCTGAAAAGTTGGCGATTACGTTAGAAAATACCTGAAAAAATCTACTTTAAGCTAACAGTAATTGAACAATCATTAGATTGGTTTTATAAAAAATCAAAGCGCAGATTAAGGGTGTACAAAACAAAACCACCCAGAACCTAATTTCCTAAAACTTTCCATCCTCATCATTTAGACTATCCGGAGACCTTGGCTGAGTACCTTTTCTTCTGCCTGACGTGACAGACCCATTCAGCTAAGTTGCTCCCTGCTCTATAGGTGGTTGGAAGTGCGGATTTCGTGCTTGAGTGGTTTCGTTTTGTTCAACGAGACAGATATGCAAAGAAACAGCTGGTTTACTCTCCTTAACTAACTTTACTTGACTCAGACAGTGGCTGTTTTATCTGCCAGGGAAGTTAAGTTCTACCTAACTTCAATTTCTAATTTAACAGGATTTCCTGACCTAAACAATTGACTTCAATGAAAGTTTATTTGGAAATTAGCATCAGCTTTCTTCTTTATGAAGAAAAGTAAAAATTCTCCTTTGTTACTAAGGTTGCAGAGCCATAAGCTCTGCCAAGGAATACTAAACGGCAGTGGTGGCCTGTGGTACGTTTAGGGCAGTGATTTTCCTAGATTGGCAGCATGCTCTACATCCATAATTTGGACTACCATCCCACGGCCACCCCGGAACCAATTTTGCGGCGAGTAAATCTCCAGCTTGCTCCCCAAGAAATGGGGATGATCGTCGGACCGAGCGGTTCAGGAAAAACGACTTTATTAGAGATTCTGGCAGGTCTTGCCCAACAGACTCAAGGAGAAATCCGTTGG
The nucleotide sequence above comes from [Synechococcus] sp. NIES-970. Encoded proteins:
- the recJ_1 gene encoding single-strand-DNA-specific exonuclease → MVEVNWQIVATSKVPESFSRLVKSLTHGKGDRHLAQLLWQRGFRDEAQLPGFLDPAAYEPTSPFAFGQEMKWAIQRLMQARNQGERVAIWGDFDADGVTATSVLWEGLGQFFEREQQLCYHIPNRLTESHGLNQAGIDRLKDWGATLIVTCDTGSSDVAEIAYAKTLGIEFIVTDHHTLPETRPDVVAIINPRYFAETHPLYHLSGVAVAYKLVEALYETLPEIPQQPLHYLLDLVAIGLIADLVALKGDCRYLAQRGIQELHKQSDLATVVHPGIKALLDACRKTGDRPTDISFGIGPRINAVSRIYGDASFCVELLTSRHTGRCGYLAQQTELANARRKELQRKVQHQAQTEADKLDLSTTGVLVLAHPQWQGGVLGLVASHIAQMFGRPAILLTYDRDQDLWKGSARSVQGIDLYELVQDQSHLLHRFGGHPFAAGLSLRPENLELFKMAINQQARQKLGSRLTQRQGNISVDLVVTVEVLGEALFQSLDCLEPFGMGNPKPRLLVKNCGLEVRNCRKLFDKLNRPLNAWKTEFILWDDTGEIPGLFWGRPDDLLQGPGLDVVLELEQRLGSEQCYVVNPVAIASTTEIALAQQSEHLIDLRQQSDPPADNLDYLSQTACPVTWQDLYQPYQRAIALQKPLALCYSLGDFRRPEALFKHLIGLAKYHTEHHQKVAFSRLQEKLACGDRPLKLGLIALETVGFRATIEAGLVHFEVSKATNSPAAFEQFVQAILEEQFQQQYFMTAPLSIIQATLQKAPELPSLS
- a CDS encoding hypothetical protein (conserved hypothetical protein), producing the protein MADSKQNSLRYLPLTVGVIGGTMLMANRLLTPILSESQARSDVVGVILSAVLILVTLLWEQIQPRTPEAVILEGTEQFELTADLPETIRTELAWASHLLLTNTVTKSLVLYYNNQIILRRGVFGEKKAFNLGAIAKRVLETQKAVYLVTLKVYPGRVEFDYLPENTQGIICQPVGSKGLLVLGTNIPRSYTKQDENWVAALAEKLAITLENT